A region from the Pirellulaceae bacterium genome encodes:
- a CDS encoding CotH kinase family protein — MLDGTSLVISEFMASNSTTLKDEFREYSDWIEIHNPTEETISVNGWRLTDDAEDLEKWQLPDVTVPAAGFLVVFASGANQSDPESELHSNFKLSSDGEYLGLIQPDGTVSHEYKPDFPNQSNDVSYGLVFGDAGAQPDVLSFFPNSTPGEINQVEAITQSAAEVHFNVERGFFTEPFEVTLSVDNPNAAIRYTTDGTAPTAEHGQLYSDAITIDTTTTLRAASSGDGFLTSQVGTQSYIFLDHVLTQDGTGLPAEWGYFDDQGPRRPARASANYGMDPDIVNHEDYQETIKDDLRSLPTISLVVDPDDLWEFENGLYSNPERKGDDWERPISVEMMDGNGETLLEENAGVRIHGGWARRLSQTKKLSFKLIFRSQYGEPTLDYPWFGEDDQTEFQAIVLRAGFNDSYRDSGSGNNTYTQDQWTRQAQRDMGGYTSRDEYAHLYLNGLYWGVYSPTERMNAEWAASTMGGDPEEWDVINTGGSVIDGNTRSFTNLMRAVDPRRGDIDYENVKSMLDVEDFIDYLIVNQFVGNWDWPHNNWYASRRNVEGEKWRFHSWDAEAAFQRGVVENRVATSGTETGPAKVYSGLRNIPEFQELYANRITKHFSPGGTLSTEANIARLNSLASEIDRAMVGESARWGDGRNDTGRAITQEVWRKRIQSINSNYFAKRSERVLRQFRDANFLPTVDAPIFSQPGGQVDPDKEISLTTDLVDGEIHYTLDGSDPKGSDNQPSESAISLNFQDLVSQDSPARLLAPSGNAQETDWTSTNFDDSSWIRGRTSIGFDTGEIEDLISVSKEFDVREIQSATKLNTVELATQLLEGINVESELEHEPVPYLNFLHGSRGGNFDDNLNFAVNKDNFAMDINGTIRVKESGVYTFLLTSNDAVRLIIDGKVLYVDEERHGTRDKFVTTELSAGDHAVNLFWFDRTGTAVLEFAYAPGEKTLFDDTFTIVGDIKHRPYTELIRTDLQAALLNQTSSAYMRIPFQVANRDEIDNLVLKMQYDDGFVAHLNGTEIARRSSPDSIAFDSAATINRFDVAAISPELIDLSEFMGLLQDGDNMLTIQALNVDKDDTDMFLSPRLMAFDNGKPIDLENSSTVKARVFRDGIWSGMTEADFSVGVPATIDDLRVSEIHYHPRAANKFEAEAGFEDADDFEFIEIVNIGPNTIDLSETRFVTTTIADSQEGVDFSFAGSAITELGPGQRAVVVEDLRAFAFRYGNKLPVAGQWSGQLSNSSEQITLRIGEALVQSFAYSDTWYPESDGPGASLEVISPAETLASRWNSASSWRVSGLDGSPGFARASQPGDANRDGLFDTSDLILIFSANEFEDDIANNSTWEEGDWDRDGDFTTSDLVVAFRFGNFMDSAAASTGVSPQLSPTSVSPPKSALQPSDAELFTALDTSVDARDKLFRDWIDQV; from the coding sequence GTGCTCGATGGCACCTCTTTGGTGATCAGCGAATTCATGGCCTCCAACAGCACGACTCTCAAAGATGAATTTCGGGAGTACAGCGATTGGATCGAAATCCACAATCCGACAGAAGAAACCATCTCAGTGAATGGTTGGCGATTGACGGACGATGCAGAAGATTTGGAAAAGTGGCAACTGCCGGATGTGACCGTACCAGCAGCTGGATTCCTGGTGGTGTTTGCATCGGGTGCAAACCAGAGCGATCCCGAATCGGAATTGCATTCAAACTTCAAGCTTTCTTCGGATGGCGAATACCTAGGGCTGATCCAGCCCGACGGAACGGTATCTCACGAGTACAAACCTGACTTTCCGAATCAATCAAACGATGTGTCATACGGCCTTGTGTTTGGTGACGCAGGTGCACAGCCAGACGTACTCAGTTTCTTTCCAAATTCGACCCCTGGCGAAATCAATCAGGTTGAAGCCATCACCCAATCTGCAGCCGAAGTTCACTTTAACGTTGAACGAGGATTCTTCACAGAACCTTTCGAAGTCACTTTGTCGGTTGATAATCCTAACGCGGCAATCCGCTACACGACCGACGGAACGGCGCCAACAGCCGAACATGGTCAACTCTACAGCGATGCGATCACAATTGACACCACCACGACACTTCGCGCGGCTTCGTCCGGTGATGGCTTTTTGACCAGCCAAGTGGGTACGCAAAGCTACATCTTTTTGGACCACGTGCTGACACAAGATGGTACGGGTTTACCCGCGGAATGGGGATACTTCGATGATCAAGGACCACGTCGACCCGCCCGCGCCAGCGCTAATTACGGCATGGATCCCGACATCGTTAATCACGAAGACTACCAAGAAACCATCAAGGACGACCTACGATCTTTACCCACGATTTCGCTCGTTGTTGATCCAGATGACCTTTGGGAATTCGAAAACGGACTCTATAGCAATCCCGAACGCAAAGGTGACGATTGGGAGCGACCCATCTCAGTGGAAATGATGGACGGCAATGGTGAAACGCTGTTGGAAGAAAACGCGGGCGTACGAATCCACGGCGGATGGGCACGACGACTCTCGCAAACCAAAAAGCTCTCGTTCAAGTTAATTTTCCGCAGCCAGTATGGTGAACCAACTTTGGACTACCCTTGGTTTGGTGAAGACGACCAAACCGAATTCCAGGCCATTGTGCTACGAGCCGGATTCAACGATTCCTATCGCGACAGTGGATCCGGCAATAACACCTACACACAGGACCAATGGACACGACAAGCTCAACGAGACATGGGCGGTTATACGTCCCGCGACGAATACGCCCATCTGTATCTCAACGGCCTCTATTGGGGAGTCTACAGTCCAACCGAACGCATGAATGCCGAATGGGCTGCGTCCACAATGGGTGGTGATCCGGAAGAATGGGACGTCATCAACACGGGCGGTAGCGTCATTGACGGCAATACGCGTTCCTTTACCAACTTGATGCGTGCCGTCGATCCGCGACGTGGGGATATCGACTACGAAAACGTCAAAAGCATGCTGGATGTCGAAGATTTCATCGACTACCTGATTGTCAATCAGTTTGTCGGTAACTGGGATTGGCCGCACAACAATTGGTACGCGTCACGGCGAAATGTCGAAGGTGAAAAGTGGAGGTTCCACAGTTGGGATGCGGAGGCCGCTTTTCAACGAGGGGTCGTCGAAAATCGAGTGGCGACGAGCGGCACCGAAACTGGCCCCGCGAAGGTTTATTCGGGTCTACGCAACATTCCGGAATTTCAAGAACTGTATGCGAATCGAATCACCAAACACTTTTCGCCGGGAGGCACACTTTCGACCGAAGCCAACATTGCCAGATTAAATTCGTTGGCGAGCGAAATTGATCGAGCCATGGTCGGCGAATCCGCCAGATGGGGTGACGGCCGGAATGATACAGGGCGAGCCATCACCCAAGAAGTTTGGAGAAAACGAATTCAATCGATCAATTCGAACTATTTTGCCAAACGATCTGAACGCGTGTTGCGTCAATTCCGTGATGCCAATTTCCTTCCGACTGTTGACGCACCTATCTTCAGCCAACCGGGGGGACAAGTCGATCCAGACAAAGAGATTTCACTCACAACCGATCTAGTCGATGGTGAAATCCATTACACACTCGATGGATCTGATCCGAAAGGCTCAGACAACCAACCCAGTGAATCCGCGATCTCGCTCAATTTCCAAGATCTCGTCTCGCAGGATTCACCCGCGAGATTACTCGCGCCCTCAGGCAACGCTCAGGAAACCGATTGGACATCAACCAACTTTGACGATTCCAGTTGGATCCGTGGGCGAACCAGCATCGGCTTCGATACGGGGGAAATTGAAGACCTGATTTCGGTTTCCAAGGAATTCGATGTTCGGGAGATTCAATCGGCCACAAAACTCAATACGGTGGAACTTGCGACTCAATTGCTAGAAGGCATCAACGTCGAAAGTGAACTCGAGCACGAACCGGTCCCCTACCTGAATTTCCTCCACGGCAGCCGGGGAGGAAATTTTGACGACAATTTGAACTTTGCTGTCAACAAAGACAATTTCGCGATGGACATCAACGGAACAATCCGCGTCAAAGAGAGTGGCGTGTATACGTTTCTGTTAACGAGCAACGACGCGGTGCGTTTAATCATCGATGGTAAAGTACTTTACGTCGACGAGGAGCGTCACGGAACTCGCGATAAATTCGTCACCACAGAGCTCAGCGCAGGAGACCATGCGGTTAACCTGTTCTGGTTTGATCGTACGGGGACGGCTGTGCTTGAGTTCGCCTACGCACCCGGCGAAAAAACATTGTTTGACGACACGTTCACCATTGTGGGCGACATCAAACATCGCCCCTACACCGAATTAATCCGTACGGATCTGCAAGCCGCACTCTTGAACCAAACCTCTTCTGCCTACATGCGTATACCGTTTCAAGTCGCAAATCGAGATGAGATCGACAACCTGGTACTCAAAATGCAATACGACGATGGTTTCGTAGCCCATTTGAACGGAACCGAAATTGCGCGTCGGTCGAGCCCGGATTCGATCGCTTTTGATTCTGCTGCAACGATCAATCGATTTGACGTCGCGGCGATTTCGCCCGAACTGATTGATCTTTCAGAGTTTATGGGCTTGCTGCAAGATGGCGACAACATGCTCACCATCCAAGCCCTTAATGTGGACAAGGACGATACTGACATGTTCTTGTCGCCACGTCTGATGGCTTTCGATAATGGCAAGCCTATTGACCTTGAAAACTCATCAACGGTGAAGGCTCGTGTATTCCGTGACGGAATCTGGTCAGGCATGACGGAAGCGGATTTCAGCGTCGGCGTACCCGCTACGATCGATGATCTACGCGTAAGCGAAATACATTATCATCCCCGCGCGGCGAACAAGTTCGAAGCCGAGGCTGGATTCGAAGACGCCGACGATTTTGAATTTATCGAAATTGTGAATATTGGTCCCAATACGATCGACCTCAGCGAAACGCGTTTCGTGACAACAACGATTGCAGACTCTCAGGAAGGTGTTGATTTTTCGTTCGCTGGCTCCGCAATCACAGAACTCGGTCCTGGACAACGGGCGGTGGTCGTCGAAGATCTCCGCGCTTTCGCTTTCCGATATGGAAACAAGCTTCCGGTCGCCGGACAATGGTCAGGCCAATTGAGCAATTCTTCAGAGCAAATTACTCTTCGCATCGGAGAAGCACTCGTCCAGTCCTTTGCCTATTCCGACACTTGGTATCCTGAGAGTGATGGGCCAGGAGCTTCGCTAGAAGTGATTTCGCCGGCAGAAACTCTCGCCAGCCGTTGGAATTCGGCCTCCAGTTGGCGAGTGAGCGGATTGGATGGATCACCTGGTTTTGCTCGCGCCAGCCAGCCTGGCGACGCAAATCGAGACGGCCTATTCGACACTTCAGACTTGATCCTCATATTTAGCGCGAACGAATTCGAGGACGACATCGCCAACAATTCAACCTGGGAAGAAGGCGATTGGGACCGAGATGGAGATTTCACCACCAGCGATCTGGTGGTTGCGTTCCGCTTCGGAAATTTCATGGATTCTGCGGCAGCTTCCACCGGCGTCAGTCCACAACTGTCGCCAACGAGCGTGTCACCGCCAAAATCGGCACTCCAACCCTCAGATGCCGAATTGTTTACGGCTTTGGACACTTCCGTCGACGCTCGTGACAAGCTGTTTCGTGACTGGATCGATCAAGTTTAG
- a CDS encoding ABC transporter ATP-binding protein, whose amino-acid sequence MITGLSENDQHPFALQVSELQKDYVLKGETVRALRGVSFQVAVGDYMAVMGPSGSGKSTLLNLLGCLDRPTGGQYYLGTQNVADLDDDQLSEVRASSIGFVFQSYNLIPQLTVIENIEVPLQYQGKLGAETRDLCCELAEMVGLGDRLNHRPTELSGGQQQRVAIARSLVNDPYFILADEATGNLDSKTTNEILQLFGKLNREGKTIIIITHEDEVAARTKRVLRLRDGLIESDQRRDQADTVS is encoded by the coding sequence ATGATTACGGGTCTTTCGGAAAATGATCAACATCCGTTCGCACTGCAAGTCAGCGAATTGCAAAAGGATTACGTGCTCAAGGGTGAAACCGTCCGTGCTTTGCGAGGCGTTAGCTTTCAGGTCGCCGTCGGTGATTACATGGCCGTGATGGGTCCGTCCGGATCCGGAAAAAGTACCCTCTTGAATTTGCTCGGCTGCCTGGATCGACCGACGGGTGGTCAATATTACCTGGGAACACAAAATGTGGCGGATCTGGATGACGATCAACTCTCAGAGGTTCGCGCCTCAAGCATCGGATTCGTCTTTCAATCCTATAATCTGATCCCGCAATTGACAGTGATCGAAAACATCGAAGTGCCACTTCAATATCAAGGAAAGCTGGGAGCTGAGACCCGCGACTTGTGCTGTGAATTGGCCGAAATGGTGGGGCTTGGCGATCGCTTGAACCACCGTCCCACCGAACTATCCGGCGGTCAGCAACAACGCGTTGCCATCGCACGCAGCTTGGTTAACGACCCCTATTTTATTTTGGCCGACGAAGCGACCGGTAACCTAGATTCGAAAACCACGAACGAGATCCTGCAGTTGTTCGGAAAGCTAAACCGTGAAGGTAAAACAATCATCATAATCACTCACGAAGATGAAGTCGCAGCTCGGACGAAGCGCGTGCTCCGACTTCGCGACGGTTTGATCGAAAGCGATCAAAGACGTGATCAGGCAGACACGGTCTCCTGA
- a CDS encoding DUF3179 domain-containing (seleno)protein, with protein sequence MLVLLIPTAVEAQKPVDRQSTETNFRPRRLLKEQPAITQFDTKSAAEAAGVLDPNELVLGVVIGDEARAYPINMLTGPRREIINDVINQRPIAATWUHLCHNGIVYARNPDQRIVTLGVSGMLWNRSLVMYDVETRSYWSHLLGRAMSGPRRNTDLEQIPSTMTDWGAWKRRYPNTRVLWLPRSSRQYRRGFYQAPEQFVLGLAGVNPPRAWEFTQLSRHPVVNDQIDSKRVVAVFDPDTVTARLYSSELRGKILEFERDAKGFLDVQTRSLWDRITGECIAGQYKGAKLVPMPAIVSYRNTWLTFHPKTDFGSPR encoded by the coding sequence ATGCTCGTGCTGCTGATTCCAACGGCGGTCGAAGCTCAGAAACCAGTGGATCGGCAGTCGACCGAGACGAACTTTCGTCCTCGACGTTTGCTTAAAGAACAGCCCGCGATCACTCAATTCGACACCAAGTCGGCAGCGGAAGCGGCGGGTGTACTCGATCCTAACGAGCTCGTCTTAGGCGTCGTCATCGGTGATGAAGCACGGGCCTATCCGATCAACATGCTTACCGGACCCCGCCGGGAAATCATTAACGACGTTATCAATCAGCGCCCCATCGCTGCCACTTGGTGACATTTGTGCCACAACGGCATCGTGTATGCCCGAAATCCCGATCAACGCATCGTTACGCTCGGTGTTTCGGGAATGCTGTGGAATCGCAGTCTCGTCATGTACGACGTTGAAACACGCAGCTATTGGAGTCATCTTTTAGGTCGTGCCATGTCCGGACCGAGACGGAATACCGACTTGGAGCAAATCCCCTCGACGATGACAGACTGGGGCGCCTGGAAACGTCGATACCCGAACACCCGTGTGTTGTGGTTACCACGAAGCAGTCGGCAATACCGACGCGGGTTCTACCAAGCGCCCGAGCAGTTCGTACTGGGATTGGCTGGAGTCAACCCACCTCGAGCATGGGAATTCACCCAGTTATCTCGACATCCCGTCGTGAACGATCAAATCGACAGCAAGCGGGTGGTCGCCGTCTTTGACCCAGATACGGTCACTGCCCGACTCTACTCAAGCGAGCTACGAGGGAAAATCCTTGAATTTGAGCGGGATGCCAAAGGATTTCTCGATGTGCAAACGCGAAGCCTGTGGGATCGAATTACGGGCGAGTGTATCGCGGGTCAATACAAAGGTGCGAAACTCGTACCCATGCCAGCGATTGTCTCTTATCGTAACACCTGGCTGACGTTTCATCCGAAAACAGATTTCGGATCGCCCCGCTAA
- the hisS gene encoding histidine--tRNA ligase, translating to MINPRTLKGFRDSLPEAMIPREQLIATAQRVYRSFGYSPIDTPVLEYLEILQGKGGDESDRLMYSFEDHGGRAVGMRFDLTVPLARFVAQHVGQLGVPFKRYHIAKVWRGENTHRGRYREFMQCDFDTIGTESLTADIETVLVIHDLIQAIGMDGFQIRFNNRKVLSGLLAKLDLSDQSTAVLRALDKLPKIGHDKVVAEMRSVAGTTEQQANEILSLAQLEGSNEQILSQLEPLVAGNEEGESGVAALRQVVEGASAAGVAAEKLRVDVSIARGLDYYTGTVVETFLTELPEIGSVCSGGRYDDLASVYTKQRLPGIGASLGLDRLLAAMEELQLIEKTRTPAPIFIPFFDSERLHEYLALATQLRAAGLGVELFPEPKKLGPQLKYADRRGFRLAVIAGDRELNASTCQVKDLRDGSTQDLSTVGLDWIEEIKARLAH from the coding sequence ATGATCAACCCGCGCACTCTGAAAGGCTTTCGAGATTCACTCCCGGAGGCCATGATTCCACGTGAGCAGCTAATCGCAACCGCTCAGCGTGTCTATCGGTCGTTCGGATACAGTCCAATCGATACGCCCGTCTTAGAGTACTTGGAGATTCTTCAAGGTAAAGGTGGCGACGAATCGGACCGACTCATGTATAGCTTTGAGGATCACGGTGGTCGTGCCGTTGGTATGCGATTTGACTTGACGGTACCGTTGGCTCGCTTTGTTGCTCAGCATGTGGGCCAGTTAGGCGTGCCTTTTAAACGCTATCACATTGCCAAAGTCTGGCGGGGTGAGAACACGCATCGTGGACGCTATCGCGAATTTATGCAATGTGATTTCGATACGATTGGAACGGAGTCCCTGACGGCAGACATCGAAACGGTCCTTGTGATTCATGACCTGATCCAAGCGATCGGCATGGATGGTTTCCAGATCCGCTTCAACAACAGAAAAGTTTTGTCTGGATTGCTGGCCAAACTTGATTTATCCGATCAATCAACGGCCGTCTTACGTGCATTAGATAAGTTGCCGAAAATTGGACACGACAAGGTTGTCGCTGAAATGAGATCGGTGGCGGGCACCACGGAGCAGCAGGCGAATGAAATTCTTTCACTTGCACAACTCGAGGGATCGAACGAACAGATACTGTCACAGTTGGAGCCCTTAGTTGCTGGAAACGAAGAAGGTGAGTCGGGCGTTGCCGCGTTACGGCAAGTTGTGGAAGGTGCTTCGGCTGCGGGTGTCGCAGCCGAGAAGCTGCGGGTGGACGTCTCGATCGCCCGGGGTTTGGATTACTACACCGGCACCGTCGTGGAGACGTTCCTGACCGAATTGCCGGAGATTGGCAGTGTCTGTTCGGGTGGGCGTTACGATGATCTGGCTTCGGTGTACACCAAGCAACGGCTGCCAGGAATTGGTGCGTCGCTAGGACTAGATCGCCTCTTGGCTGCGATGGAGGAATTACAACTGATCGAAAAAACGCGAACCCCAGCGCCGATCTTCATCCCGTTTTTTGATTCGGAGCGGCTGCATGAGTACCTCGCCTTGGCAACACAGCTTCGCGCTGCTGGGCTGGGCGTTGAGCTTTTTCCGGAGCCGAAAAAACTGGGGCCGCAGTTGAAATACGCCGACCGTCGTGGCTTCCGTTTGGCCGTCATCGCCGGTGATCGTGAGCTCAATGCGAGCACTTGCCAAGTCAAGGATTTACGAGACGGATCGACTCAAGATCTGTCGACGGTGGGATTGGATTGGATCGAAGAAATCAAAGCACGATTGGCCCACTAA
- a CDS encoding YkgJ family cysteine cluster protein — protein sequence MATVEKVSRDALASGEVLCDYCTAKCCRYFALPIDIPTEWRDFEYIRWYLLHDRATVFVESGDWYLMVHTTCKHLQADHRCGIYETRPQICRDYTTDNCEYEDDWTYDQYFETPEQVYEYAETVLPPRRGRGIRSPKPSLLPVIG from the coding sequence ATGGCGACTGTCGAAAAAGTCAGCCGAGACGCTTTGGCGTCTGGCGAAGTCCTGTGCGATTACTGCACGGCAAAATGTTGTAGATATTTTGCTTTGCCGATCGACATACCGACCGAATGGCGAGATTTTGAATACATCCGTTGGTATTTGCTCCACGACCGAGCGACGGTATTTGTCGAGAGCGGTGATTGGTATTTGATGGTCCATACGACTTGTAAGCATTTGCAGGCGGACCATCGTTGCGGTATTTACGAAACACGACCGCAGATTTGCCGCGACTACACGACTGACAACTGCGAGTACGAAGACGATTGGACTTACGACCAATACTTCGAAACTCCTGAGCAGGTCTACGAATATGCGGAAACCGTTTTGCCGCCGCGGCGTGGCCGGGGAATTCGCAGTCCCAAGCCATCACTGTTACCGGTCATCGGCTAG
- the phoU gene encoding phosphate signaling complex protein PhoU encodes MATTSTETNSMDACISDLETQILHLGRIVEASISRVLTALTQHDPLMAQAVIREGEEIDRLELEVHEHCLTILENKRPSGPDLRFVVAVLKINDSLERIGDLAENVAQIVVAVGNWERFQGVPGIKKMAEEAQKMVGMSLESLVQRNTALAHEVIYLDDRVDELYRQIQQRIEAELDRTPENANPLLKVEHVTRQFERMGDVATNIAEEVIYLVDGEIVRHR; translated from the coding sequence ATGGCAACGACTTCGACGGAAACCAATTCGATGGACGCATGTATTTCAGATTTGGAAACCCAGATATTGCACCTGGGCCGGATCGTCGAGGCCTCCATTTCCCGTGTTCTGACCGCCTTAACTCAACATGACCCGTTAATGGCGCAAGCCGTCATACGTGAAGGCGAGGAGATCGATCGGCTCGAACTCGAAGTTCATGAACATTGCTTAACGATTTTGGAGAACAAACGTCCAAGCGGGCCAGATTTACGATTTGTGGTGGCCGTTCTGAAGATCAACGACAGCTTGGAGCGAATTGGGGACTTGGCGGAAAATGTTGCTCAAATCGTGGTAGCAGTCGGCAATTGGGAACGTTTCCAGGGCGTTCCGGGCATCAAGAAGATGGCCGAAGAGGCTCAAAAAATGGTCGGTATGTCGCTTGAATCATTGGTTCAACGGAATACAGCTTTGGCCCACGAAGTGATTTATCTGGATGATCGAGTCGATGAATTGTATCGACAAATTCAGCAGCGCATCGAAGCGGAACTGGATCGGACGCCAGAAAACGCCAATCCGCTCCTAAAAGTCGAACATGTGACCCGACAATTCGAGCGAATGGGAGATGTGGCCACCAATATCGCAGAAGAGGTCATCTACCTAGTGGATGGCGAGATCGTTCGCCACCGCTAA
- a CDS encoding response regulator, protein MAYVLIVDDSEVDRLMAGKFVETGNHETEVAVNGRDALEKMSKRLPDLVLTDLVMDEIDGLELVKRVRRQYPEVPVILMTGFGTDDAAVRALQEGAVSYIPKDNLKDRLAETIRTTLIASQTAAQERPHWMFLTGSESQYVLGYETDGRRTLIDHFEDELTKMDFCDAADRIRVGTALAEALTNAVEHGNLELDSDLRESPDQTYYELGQDRRGKSPYKERRVFINKTVTPAKITYEIQDQGPGFDHTNLPDPTDPENLTKLSGRGLLLIRTFMDEVTFNSNGNQITLVKYRSLNKTSDSDGDQPEG, encoded by the coding sequence GTGGCATATGTACTGATCGTCGACGACTCGGAAGTTGACCGTCTAATGGCTGGCAAATTTGTCGAGACGGGCAATCACGAGACAGAAGTAGCCGTTAATGGTCGCGACGCTCTCGAAAAGATGAGCAAGCGGCTGCCTGATCTTGTTCTGACCGACTTGGTAATGGATGAAATTGACGGCTTGGAATTGGTCAAACGAGTTCGTCGGCAATACCCGGAAGTTCCCGTCATTCTAATGACGGGATTCGGCACAGACGACGCGGCCGTGCGGGCGTTGCAAGAAGGTGCCGTTTCCTACATCCCCAAAGACAATTTAAAAGATCGTCTGGCCGAGACCATTCGAACCACACTGATTGCTTCGCAAACGGCGGCTCAAGAACGTCCGCATTGGATGTTTTTGACGGGGAGTGAATCGCAATATGTGCTGGGTTATGAAACGGATGGTCGACGAACTCTGATCGACCACTTCGAAGATGAATTGACCAAGATGGATTTCTGCGACGCAGCCGATCGCATTCGAGTTGGAACCGCGTTGGCCGAAGCACTCACAAATGCGGTTGAACATGGAAATCTTGAGCTGGATTCCGACTTACGTGAATCACCCGACCAAACATACTACGAATTGGGCCAAGACCGACGTGGAAAGAGTCCGTACAAAGAGCGACGCGTTTTCATCAACAAGACAGTCACTCCCGCCAAGATCACCTACGAGATTCAGGATCAAGGCCCGGGCTTCGACCACACGAATCTACCTGATCCAACCGACCCAGAAAATCTAACGAAGCTCAGCGGGCGGGGGCTGCTCTTGATTCGCACCTTCATGGACGAAGTCACCTTCAACAGCAACGGCAATCAAATTACGTTGGTTAAATATCGCTCGCTCAACAAGACTTCGGACAGCGACGGTGATCAGCCCGAAGGCTAG